From the Planktothrix tepida PCC 9214 genome, one window contains:
- the proC gene encoding pyrroline-5-carboxylate reductase, with translation MFKLGVIGGGVMGEALISRLISSHIYQPSEIIISDPQQERRNSLAQQYGVVVTANNQETTQATEALLLAIKPQIFEAIATELGGGVTLGLDTVVLSILAGVPLNKLETAFPKHPVIRIMPNTPATVGAGVSAIASGKLVYPPHLDLTRRIFQAVGDVVDVPEALIDAVTGLSGSGPAYVAILIEALADGGVAAGLPRPIASKLALSTVLGTAQLLSQSNLHPAELKDRVTSPGGTTIAGVSQLEKAGFRSALIEAVKAATQRSKELGR, from the coding sequence AATTAGGTGTAATTGGTGGCGGGGTGATGGGAGAAGCTCTCATCTCCCGCTTAATTTCTTCTCATATTTATCAACCATCTGAAATTATTATTAGTGATCCTCAACAAGAGCGTCGCAATAGTTTGGCACAACAGTATGGTGTTGTTGTAACCGCTAATAATCAGGAAACTACTCAGGCAACGGAAGCTCTTTTATTAGCGATTAAACCCCAAATTTTTGAAGCGATCGCCACGGAATTAGGGGGAGGTGTGACGTTAGGACTGGATACGGTTGTTTTGTCTATTTTAGCAGGAGTTCCTCTTAATAAATTAGAAACGGCTTTTCCGAAACATCCGGTGATTAGAATTATGCCCAATACTCCAGCGACCGTCGGGGCGGGTGTGAGTGCGATCGCCTCTGGAAAATTGGTGTACCCCCCCCATTTAGATCTCACCAGACGCATTTTTCAGGCCGTTGGAGACGTGGTAGACGTGCCGGAGGCTTTAATAGATGCCGTCACCGGATTATCGGGTTCTGGCCCCGCTTATGTGGCGATTTTAATTGAAGCCTTAGCCGATGGAGGAGTTGCGGCTGGACTTCCTCGCCCTATAGCCTCTAAATTAGCGTTATCAACGGTATTAGGAACCGCCCAACTCCTGTCACAATCTAACTTACATCCAGCCGAACTCAAAGATCGTGTTACCAGTCCAGGAGGAACTACCATCGCCGGAGTTTCCCAACTGGAAAAAGCGGGATTTCGTTCAGCTTTAATAGAAGCGGTCAAAGCTGCCACTCAACGGTCAAAAGAGTTAGGACGTTAA
- a CDS encoding Hsp20/alpha crystallin family protein, whose protein sequence is MMLLTRFSFPGFAEIENIQRQVDQVLDELSQTQVATDWTPAVQLEETPEQFIVRAIIPNLDKNELDIEVAKSGVAISGKTLETEVSEGHKITHSEFPVGQFRRVVSLNEAIVQTEVKAEYTDGILTVTLPKAPEVIHRVVKVNLNSETQS, encoded by the coding sequence ATGATGCTGTTAACTCGTTTTTCTTTTCCCGGTTTTGCAGAAATTGAAAACATTCAACGTCAAGTTGATCAAGTCTTAGATGAATTAAGCCAAACTCAAGTTGCTACAGACTGGACTCCGGCGGTACAACTGGAAGAAACGCCAGAACAGTTTATTGTTCGGGCTATTATCCCCAATTTAGATAAAAATGAATTAGATATTGAAGTCGCAAAAAGTGGGGTTGCTATTTCGGGTAAAACTCTTGAAACAGAAGTTTCTGAAGGTCACAAAATCACTCATTCTGAGTTTCCTGTCGGTCAATTTCGTCGAGTAGTTTCCCTTAATGAAGCCATTGTGCAAACGGAAGTTAAAGCTGAATACACTGACGGAATTCTAACCGTTACGTTACCGAAAGCACCGGAAGTAATTCATCGCGTTGTTAAAGTGAATTTAAACTCTGAAACTCAATCATAA